In one Leptolyngbya sp. BL0902 genomic region, the following are encoded:
- a CDS encoding Crp/Fnr family transcriptional regulator, producing MAKTNSPRLASKTIETLTTQSFLFRGLDNDPLLRALDPSRLVSEKLYSNRPVYTAFRPNTWQEYLYVVVDGGPVIMHSTPLDRVMAMTYPGGCFGMRSLPIGVGTAARAFPSLVEAYKTTNVIKIPVQVVQDFYNQNETFRDRYTLLFELREKFQYHLLNCSTYPPQAVAAVLRALIFQERSLGAQPVGTKLEYVFDLPIDLIARACQLNHRTVEQVLKGLTKAGYLQTDKSGESASDLVRVVDPEGLKEVYGATRDKVSWWPLK from the coding sequence ATGGCAAAGACAAACTCCCCTCGTTTAGCGTCCAAAACCATTGAAACGTTGACGACTCAAAGTTTTTTGTTTCGGGGACTTGATAACGACCCACTCCTCCGCGCCCTTGACCCAAGTAGGCTCGTGAGCGAAAAGCTTTACTCCAACCGTCCGGTGTACACCGCCTTTCGGCCCAACACCTGGCAAGAGTATCTCTACGTTGTTGTCGATGGCGGCCCAGTCATTATGCACAGCACTCCCCTAGACCGAGTTATGGCCATGACCTATCCCGGCGGCTGTTTTGGCATGAGAAGTCTCCCCATCGGTGTAGGCACTGCGGCCCGTGCCTTCCCCAGTTTGGTAGAAGCCTACAAAACTACGAACGTAATCAAAATTCCTGTTCAGGTAGTGCAAGATTTTTACAATCAGAATGAAACGTTTCGGGATCGCTATACGCTGCTATTTGAGCTGCGCGAAAAGTTTCAGTATCACCTGCTAAATTGCAGCACCTATCCTCCCCAGGCGGTTGCGGCGGTGCTACGGGCCTTAATTTTCCAAGAGCGCAGCCTTGGTGCCCAGCCTGTGGGCACCAAACTAGAGTATGTCTTTGATTTGCCCATTGACCTGATTGCCCGCGCCTGCCAGCTCAACCACCGCACCGTAGAGCAAGTGCTGAAGGGGCTCACCAAAGCGGGCTATCTCCAGACCGACAAATCTGGAGAATCGGCTAGCGATCTGGTCAGGGTGGTCGATCCCGAAGGGCTGAAAGAAGTCTATGGTGCTACCCGCGATAAGGTCTCTTGGTGGCCCTTAAAGTAG
- a CDS encoding protein adenylyltransferase SelO gives MAPSSQPSVESCITTFEEFVQLANYSLMDTLNADPGATVDGEDHRARQVFSGHFVPVTPTPIAEPEYITHSRTFFKELGLSDNLALDEKFRRIFSGDVSAAHGPMRQIGWATGYALSIYGTEYTQQCPFGTGNGYGDGRAISVFEGIINGQRWEMQLKGGGPTPYCRGGDGRAVLRSSVREFLAQDYMQALGVPTSRSLTLYVSQSETVTRPWYSQDSHSTDPDILVENPVAISTRVAPSFLRVGQLELFARRARSKAHPSALEELSMIVSHLIEREYQSEIDPSLSVADQLVKLATLFRQRLTSLVANWQRVGYCQGNFNSDNCAAGGFTLDYGPFGFCEVFDPWFQPWTGGGKHFSFFNQPVAAEANYHMFWQSVRLLLTEDPKALEQFDQVRHDFAEVMQEQLQNMWMTKLGLSEFDPALFKELMQLMIQSEVDYTIFFRELSHIPDDISGLKKSFYGEPSQALDKQWQAWLTNWRHLVVNSGHLTEISAQMKQTNPKYAWREWLVVPAYQQATQGDYTLVKELQEVLSYPYDEQSKTVEDKYYRLKPKAFSNVGGVSYYSCSS, from the coding sequence ATCTGTTGAGTCTTGCATAACAACCTTTGAGGAGTTTGTGCAATTGGCAAATTATTCCCTAATGGATACTTTAAATGCCGATCCCGGTGCTACGGTCGATGGTGAGGATCATCGTGCCCGCCAGGTTTTTTCTGGCCATTTTGTACCTGTGACACCTACACCAATTGCAGAGCCAGAGTACATAACCCATAGCCGCACGTTTTTTAAGGAACTTGGGTTAAGTGATAATCTGGCACTTGATGAGAAATTTCGCCGTATCTTTTCTGGTGATGTCTCCGCAGCCCATGGGCCAATGCGTCAGATCGGCTGGGCAACGGGCTATGCTCTGTCGATTTATGGTACTGAATATACCCAGCAATGTCCTTTTGGTACGGGTAATGGGTATGGCGATGGTCGAGCTATTTCTGTGTTTGAAGGCATCATTAACGGTCAGCGCTGGGAAATGCAGTTAAAGGGTGGTGGCCCAACGCCCTATTGCCGTGGCGGTGATGGCCGCGCTGTCCTCCGCTCAAGTGTGCGAGAGTTTCTTGCCCAAGACTATATGCAGGCTTTAGGGGTGCCAACATCGCGCTCTTTAACACTGTATGTTTCTCAATCTGAAACCGTTACCCGGCCTTGGTATTCTCAAGACTCTCACTCCACTGATCCTGATATTTTGGTGGAAAACCCTGTAGCAATTTCAACCCGCGTGGCCCCCTCCTTTTTGCGCGTTGGCCAGCTAGAGTTGTTTGCCCGCCGTGCGCGCAGCAAGGCTCATCCCAGCGCCCTAGAGGAGTTGAGCATGATAGTATCCCATTTAATCGAGCGAGAATACCAAAGCGAGATTGACCCAAGCCTTAGCGTTGCCGATCAACTCGTTAAGTTAGCAACGTTATTTCGCCAGCGTCTGACATCACTGGTGGCTAACTGGCAACGAGTTGGTTACTGCCAGGGCAATTTTAACAGCGACAACTGTGCTGCTGGGGGCTTTACCCTCGACTATGGGCCATTTGGATTTTGTGAAGTTTTTGACCCTTGGTTTCAACCTTGGACAGGGGGCGGCAAGCATTTTTCATTTTTTAATCAGCCCGTTGCTGCTGAAGCTAATTATCATATGTTTTGGCAATCGGTCAGATTACTGCTGACCGAAGATCCTAAAGCTTTAGAGCAATTCGACCAGGTGCGCCATGACTTTGCAGAAGTCATGCAGGAACAACTGCAAAATATGTGGATGACTAAACTAGGTTTGTCTGAATTTGATCCAGCGCTTTTTAAGGAACTAATGCAGTTAATGATCCAATCGGAGGTAGATTACACTATTTTCTTCCGAGAGCTATCCCATATACCAGACGATATTTCAGGCTTGAAAAAGAGCTTCTATGGTGAACCGTCCCAGGCCCTTGATAAACAATGGCAAGCTTGGCTCACAAACTGGCGTCATCTCGTTGTAAACAGCGGTCATCTAACTGAAATATCAGCCCAGATGAAACAGACGAATCCCAAATATGCATGGCGAGAGTGGTTGGTTGTTCCAGCCTATCAACAAGCAACGCAGGGAGATTATACGTTAGTGAAAGAACTGCAAGAAGTTCTAAGCTATCCCTATGACGAGCAATCAAAAACAGTAGAAGATAAATACTATCGCCTAAAGCCCAAGGCGTTTTCTAATGTTGGCGGGGTATCCTACTATAGCTGCTCATCTTGA